The proteins below come from a single Metarhizium brunneum chromosome 1, complete sequence genomic window:
- the Atp12a gene encoding Potassium-transporting ATPase alpha chain 2: MPEDTSSSADEVLEKEADRDLRIAFDDAAHPRGRAAAADQGNRRDSRSLSRRRSMSRDGITTAPYSGLPITYRTLSIQVAESRKVETDSSADIKSSKKDDEDYFTNLTFHQLQADQLCQQLNVSQSSGLSESSAANRLQRDGGNTLPKPKTNYLKKILMYLFGGFCSVLWVGVVVFFICWRPLSNPPSPTNLALAILVILVIMLQAGFSAFQDWSTSRTMKSITDLLPAEALVMRDGQLKKMPATQLVSGDVVHLKIGNKVPADMRLISHSGDIRFDRAVLTGESDEIEGAVDMTDQNFLESRNIALMGTLVVNGSGVGVVVLTGPRSVMGRIAKATASTEERATLIQKEIWRFVYIIVALTVCLALLILFTWLGWLRRDHYDFMNVVAMLNNVMSCVVAFIPEGMPVAVALTLMMVARKMKAVNILPKGLSTVETLGCVSVICSDKTGTLTQNKMHVNSASFIDGPIELDDFYRTVNSDKAEASSTRLLAAASHCNDATFDPTTMNMPVSSREVQGNATDAAVLRLAATANGGDFGTAIVPRLSQIAFNSKNKWMLTLHRKEADSDGSSGEYQVFVKGAPDVLLPTCTKYWSKKTNSVQPMDETARSAFKTYQDKLSRNAERVIVLCEKTLTAKNAVGTNAFSDEVALSATEDLTIVGILGIIDPARPETAHTVAECRRAGARFFMVTGDYGLTAAAIARNTGIFSSERDPDTIDTIKSDKAISAAELANARKTGERHSLLLEGQNLGNLVPEDWDVICEYGEIVFARTTPEQKLRIVEEFRKRDNVVAVTGDGVNDAPALRAADVGVAIVTGSDVAIEAADLVLLDRFDSIIEAIRWGRLVFQNLQKVIAYLLPAGSWSEIWPVLVNVFFGVPLPLSSFLMIIICVFTDLFLSLSLIMEREEFDLLSLPPRNHKRDHLITLKIYVQAYLFTGFMETITAHSMFFFYYWKEAGIPVSSLFFAFEKYTDGFYGYTEDQLTHFNAVGQSVYFVTLVILQWGNILAVRNRRLSIVQADPITEKRRNPWLILSMVISLAIAIFVTEVPGIQSLFGTASVPIEFWLIPLPLAVGILCMDEIRKLVVRLFPNGPVAKIAW; this comes from the coding sequence ATGCCTGAAGACACCTCCAGTTCGGCTGACGAAGTACTCGAAAAGGAAGCCGACCGCGACCTTCGCATCGCatttgatgatgccgcccaCCCTAGGGGGAGGGCTGCGGCTGCAGATCAGGGCAATCGCAGAGACTCTCGCTCCCTGTCCCGTCGAAGATCCATGAGCCGTGATGGCATCACCACGGCTCCCTATTCCGGCCTCCCGATTACATATCGAACCCTCTCTATCCAGGTGGCCGAGTCCCGTAAGGTTGAGACCGACTCTTCGGCTGACATCAAGTCAAGCAAgaaggacgacgaggactaCTTTACAAACTTGACCTTTCATCAGCTCCAGGCCGACCAGCTGTGTCAGCAACTCAATGTTTCCCAATCATCGGGTCTTTCTGAGAGCTCTGCTGCCAACAGACTCCAGCGAGATGGCGGCAATACCCTGCCAAAGCCCAAGACGAACTATCTGAAGAAGATCTTGATGTAcctctttggcggcttctgTTCCGTCCTCTGGGTTGGTGTCGttgtcttcttcatctgctgGAGGCCCCTGAGCAACCCCCCTTCCCCTACCAATCTTGCCCTCGCTATCCTGGTAATTCTGGTCATTATGCTTCAGGCTGGTTTCTCTGCCTTCCAAGACTGGTCGACATCGAGAACCATGAAGTCCATCACCGACCTGCTGCCAGCAGAAGCGCTGGTCATGAGAGACGGGCAATTGAAAAAGATGCCGGCCACGCAACTTGTTAGTGGAGATGTCGTTCATCTCAAAATTGGCAACAAGGTACCTGCCGACATGCGTCTCATCAGCCACTCTGGAGATATTCGATTCGACCGTGCCGTTCTCACTGGCGAATCCGACGAGATTGAGGGCGCCGTTGACATGACGGACCAAAACTTCTTGGAGAGCCGCAACATTGCCCTCATGGGCACGCTGGTTGTGAACGGCAGCGgtgtcggcgtcgtcgtcttgacTGGTCCCCGATCTGTCATGGGTCGTATTGCCAAGGCCACCGCTTCTACCGAGGAACGTGCTACTCTGATTCAGAAGGAAATCTGGCGGTTTGTCTACATCATTGTAGCGCTGACTGTTTGCCTGGCGCTTTTGATCCTCTTCACCTGGCTCGGCTGGTTGCGTCGCGACCACTATGACTTTATGAATGTTGTTGCCATGCTGAACAATGTCATGAGCTGTGTGGTGGCCTTTATCCCCGAAGGCATGCCCGTGGCCGTTGCTCTGACGCTCATGAtggtggcgaggaagatgaaggcgGTCAATATCTTGCCAAAGGGTCTTTCTACGGTTGAAACCCTGGGATGTGTCAGTGTCATCTGCTCCGACAAGACTGGTACCTTGACCCAAAACAAAATGCATGTCAACTCGGCATCGTTTATCGACGGACCGATCGAGCTGGACGACTTCTACCGCACCGTCAACAGCGACAAGGCCGAAGCAAGCTCTACCAGACTGCTTGCAGCTGCATCTCACTGCAACGATGCCACATTCGACCCTACAACCATGAACATGCCCGTCTCCAGCCGCGAGGTCCAAGGAAATGCCACCGATGCCGCTGTTCTCCGGCTTGCAGCTACCGCCAATGGCGGCGACTTTGGCACGGCCATTGTGCCTCGTCTGTCCCAGATCGCCTTCAACTCCAAGAACAAGTGGATGCTCACGTTGCACCGCAAGGAAGCAGACAGCGATGGTTCCTCGGGCGAATACCAGGTTTTCGTCAAGGGCGCGCCGGATGTCCTGCTACCAACGTGCACCAAGTACTGGTCCAAGAAGACAAACTCGGTTCAGCCCATGGACGAGACTGCGCGGTCCGCCTTCAAAACGTACCAAGACAAGCTCTCTCGCAACGCCGAACGTGTCATTGTTCTTTGCGAGAAGACCCTTACTGCGAAGAACGCCGTGGGCACCAATGCCTTCAGTGACGAGGTCGCTCTTAGTGCCACTGAGGACCTCACCATTGTTGGAATTCTTGGCATCATCGATCCTGCTCGGCCCGAAACCGCACATACAGTGGCCGAATGCAGACGTGCCGGCGCCAGATTCTTCATGGTCACCGGCGACTACGGCCTGACTGCCGCCGCTATTGCCCGCAACACTGGTATTTTCAGCAGTGAGCGCGATCCCGACACCATCGACACCATCAAAAGCGACAAGGCGATTTCCGCCGCGGAGCTCGCTAATGCTCGAAAGACTGGCGAGCGACACAGCCTGTTGCTCGAGGGCCAGAATCTGGGCAATCTGGTGCCAGAAGACTGGGACGTGATCTGCGAGTATGGAGAAATCGTCTTTGCCAGAACCACGCCGGAGCAGAAGCTGCGCATCGTCGAAGAGTTCCGCAAGCGCGACAATGTCGTTGCCGTCACCGGTGACGGTGTCAACGACGCGCCTGCCCTCCGAGCGGCCGACGTTGGCGTGGCCATTGTCACCGGCAGCGATGTTGCCATCGAGGCGGCGGACCTGGTGCTGCTCGACAGATTCGACTCCATCATCGAGGCCATCCGCTGGGGCAGGCTGGTGTTCCAGAATCTCCAAAAGGTGATTGCGTACCTGCTCCCCGCCGGGTCGTGGTCGGAGATCTGGCCGGTGCTGGTCAACGTCTTCTTCGGCGTGCCTCTCCCGCTGAGCTCGTTCCTCATGATCATCATCTGCGTCTTCACCGACCTGTTCCTCTCGCTTTCCCTCATCATGGAGCGCGAGGAGTTCGACCTGCTGTCCCTACCCCCCCGAAACCACAAGAGGGACCATCTCATCACGCTCAAGATCTACGTCCAGGCCTACCTCTTCACGGGCTTCATGGAGACCATCACCGCGCACTCCATGTTCTTCTTCTACTACTGGAAGGAGGCGGGCATCCCCGTCAGCAGCCTGTTCTTTGCCTTTGAAAAGTACACGGATGGCTTCTACGGCTACACGGAGGATCAGCTGACGCATTTCAACGCCGTCGGGCAGAGCGTCTACTTTGTCACCCTGGTGATCCTGCAGTGGGGGAACATTCTGGCAGTGCGCAACCGCCGACTGAGCATCGTGCAGGCCGATCCCATCACGGAGAAGAGGCGCAACCCTTGGCTCATTCTGAGCATGGTGATTTCTCTCGCCATTGCGATTTTCGTCACCGAAGTCCCCGGCATTCAGTCGTTGTTTGGCACAGCGAGCGTTCCCATTGAGTTTTGGCTTATCCCCCTTCCTTTGGCCGTGGGTATTCTCTGCATGGACGAGATTAGAAAACTGGTGGTTCGACTATTCCCCAACGGCCCGGTGGCTAAGATTGCTTGGTAG
- the het-6_0 gene encoding Heterokaryon incompatibility protein 6, OR allele, whose protein sequence is MSASPNAAPNQLAAALTALPPKIRTLIVFSALGLKAGVVALKDTILAKVCASVLSNIGLYGYYIPADTIFILVHMYLFFFGQTSWRTTALTLRRFASRDDADDDLTTKLFVEASELSFYVLLSFVFRNVGAIWSFACWSFSVLSQILAFICVPGIMWMIMVDNPVQNFNSEVTRIWNFTWPKILTGLGMAGGLVATAVRHCLRFLVKISASLVSYTDGKTAARVTTLKTYTYSALAPGEIRLLRLSKSTPWSPVQCKLVHVRLDEAVEFETISYTWGSRQTRKGLIVDGARLDVSDRVYDIVHDRASFLMTRHIWVDSICINQQDNEEKSSQVQLMRKIYGSSYHTVIWLGHGSDANDAVWFLSHLRRRIDSDETTRRQAMSLMELNIESPGWTALTRLVNHDYWARCWVIQEIAVSKKVIISYGGELITWDYFSSLMTTLFTGDPNHVWHISKIYWRTLDPLPMDAGVQIASLGRLREIIQANHSTQLFDLLISSINSTATDARDNIFAVQGISAAADTGDIMPDYNSAIERPFLRTAEYLLSKEHPSRILHLAGVGFHRNHNLQLSWVPDWSSKRLAGMLWRHPNSSSYRASGVVDEELKMMLGDDGLTLITEGVQVDCIKELGPQFFGVSENGVVKTEKFPGSFKNLADSREVALNGSLSAPYVTGISLTEAFWRTLVGDRTPSGTRPADPIFATYFQAVEGFIKTLRKCGPDMNPLNPSLSAEEQERLGSDITYYALDSGRFANVAGPHTRERMFATTERGYMGMIPPYSRVGDAVFIIPGAQVPFLLRRQRTADNGVSDLEGGKWQLVGESYFHGMMDGEMVPEGRVVQTMEIY, encoded by the coding sequence atgtcggcatcgccaaatGCAGCGCCAAATCAGCTGGCCGCTGCACTCACGGCCCTCCCTCCAAAAATACGAACCTTGATCGTCTTTAGCGCGCTCGGTCTCAAAGCTGGTGTTGTCGCATTAAAAGATACCATACTCGCCAAAGTCTGTGCCTCGGTCTTGTCCAATATAGGGCTGTATGGATACTACATTCCTGCCGATACAATCTTCATTCTCGTTCACATGTATCTCTTTTTCTTCGGGCAAACGTCGTGGCGAACGACTGCCCTCACCCTCCGACGGTTCGCCAGCCGCGATGATGCTGACGATGACCTTACTACGAAGCTCTTTGTCGAAGCGTCTGAATTGTCATTTTACGTTTTGCTGTCGTTTGTGTTCCGCAATGTAGGAGCTATCTGGAGCTTCGCTTGTTGGAGCTTTTCCGTCTTGTCGCAAATCTTGGCCTTCATATGCGTGCCCGGAATCATGTGGATGATCATGGTCGATAACCCCGTACAAAATTTCAACAGCGAAGTGACCAGAATCTGGAATTTTACCTGGCCCAAAATCTTGACTGGTCTTGGGATGGCTGGAGGACTTGTTGCCACCGCGGTGCGACATTGTCTTCGATTCCTCGTGAAAATCAGTGCATCTCTGGTTTCTTACACGGATGGGAAGACGGCGGCACGTGTCACAACGCTCAAGACGTACACTTATTCCGCTCTTGCTCCGGGAGAAATTCGCCTGCTGAGGCTTTCCAAGTCGACGCCGTGGAGCCCCGTTCAGTGCAAACTGGTCCACGTGCGTTTAGACGAGGCGGTAGAGTTTGAAACGATTTCGTACACTTGGGGCAGTCGACAAACCCGGAAAGGACTCATCGTTGATGGAGCTAGACTGGACGTCTCTGACAGAGTCTATGACATCGTGCACGACAGAGCCTCGTTTCTCATGACGAGGCATATATGGGTAGACTCGATTTGTATTAACCAACAAGACAATGAGGAAAAAAGCTCCCAGGTTCAGTTGATGAGAAAGATATATGGATCTTCATACCACACTGTGATATGGCTTGGTCATGGGTCCGACGCCAACGACGCCGTGTGGTTTCTCTCCCATCTCCGTCGCCGCATAGACTCTGACGAGACCACCAGACGACAAGCCATGTCGCTCATGGAATTGAACATTGAGAGCCCCGGATGGACTGCGCTCACTCGGCTTGTCAATCATGACTATTGGGCTAGGTGCTGGGTGATTCAGGAGATTGCCGTGTCGAAAAAGGTGATTATATCGTACGGAGGGGAACTCATCACCTGGGACTACTTTTCATCCTTGATGACGACCCTCTTCACCGGCGACCCGAACCATGTATGGCACATATCGAAAATCTACTGGAGGACCCTCGATCCGCTTCCCATGGATGCCGGAGTACAGATTGCGtctcttggccgtctccgcGAAATCATTCAGGCCAACCACTCCACACAGCTCTTTGATCTCCTGATCTCCAGTATCAACTCGACTGCTACAGATGCGCGAGACAATATATTTGCGGTGCAAGGAATCAGCGCGGCTGCGGACACTGGCGACATCATGCCCGATTACAACTCGGCAATCGAGCGCCCGTTCTTGAGGACGGCCGAATATTTACTATCAAAAGAGCACCCCTCTCGCATTCTTCATCTAGCAGGCGTTGGCTTCCATCGCAATCACAATCTGCAACTATCTTGGGTCCCGGACTGGAGCAGCAAGAGATTGGCGGGAATGCTATGGCGCCATCCCAACTCGAGTTCGTACCGTGCGTCAGGTGTTGTTGACGAAGAACTGAAGATGATGCTGGGCGATGACGGGCTTACCCTCATCACCGAGGGTGTCCAAGTGGACTGCATCAAGGAGTTGGGCCCTCAATTTTTCGGCGTATCTGAGAATGGGGTGGTCAAGACGGAAAAGTTTCCAGGGAGCTTCAAGAACCTCGCCGATAGTCGAGAGGTAGCCTTGAACGGATCGCTCAGCGCGCCCTATGTGACTGGTATTTCTCTTACCGAAGCATTTTGGAGGACACTTGTTGGCGATAGAACACCAAGCGGCACGCGGCCCGCGGACCCCATCTTCGCCACGTACTTTCAAGCCGTGGAAGGATTCATCAAGACGCTGCGCAAGTGCGGACCAGACATGAACCCATTGAACCCGAGCCTCAGTGCTGAGGAACAAGAGAGGCTCGGCAGTGACATCACATACTACGCCCTGGACAGTGGTAGATTCGCAAACGTTGCAGGGCCGCACACACGAGAGCGCATGTTTGCCACCACAGAGCGAGGATACATGGGGATGATACCGCCGTACTCCAGAGTTGGTGATGCGGTTTTCATCATTCCCGGCGCGCAGGTGCCCTTTCTGCTGCGGCGTCAACGGACTGCGGACAATGGCGTGAGCGACTTGGAAGGCGGAAAGTGGCAGCTCGTCGGTGAGAGTTACTTTCATGGCATGATGGACGGAGAAATGGTACCAGAAGGACGCGTGGTACAGACGATGGAAATATACTAG